Proteins encoded by one window of Lathyrus oleraceus cultivar Zhongwan6 chromosome 1, CAAS_Psat_ZW6_1.0, whole genome shotgun sequence:
- the LOC127115467 gene encoding cation transporter HKT1;3, whose protein sequence is MNILNSFLKKLQHLFNTSCQKLACLSKSIFFLAACFCRFILLRANPLWIQIVYFTSLSILGFGFLKALDSSSSQTPPKNLDLFFTSISATTVSSMSTIEMQIFSNSQLIIITILMFIGGEIFTSMVGLHFIRSRLKTDLDKIATSHARLASLNPFVVDQIHLELEMVTTNTNEVHNKSHESLHSKSHESLHNISHESLSTTNENLRYLSMKYLGYVVLGYILVLHFIGIFGVSLYLTIIPSTKQILKNKNLKMFTFSVFTIVSTFASCGFVPTNENMIVFKKNSGLLLMLIPQVLLGNTLYPPFLRFCIWVLGKFYKKKECGYLLKHSEEVGYKHLLKGKHSVFLVATVFGLLVVQVTLFCLMDWNSEGLKGMNNYEKLIGVLFQSINSRHTGETIVDISILSQAMLVLFVLMMYLPPYTSFLPLKDSEISSKRMKKTRGKVSENLIFSQLSYLTIFIILVCITERKKLKEDPLNFNVLNIVLEVISAYGNVGFSTGYSCERQLHPEANCENKWIGFVGKWSDEGKIILILVMLFGRLKKFNMDGGKSWKLL, encoded by the exons ATGAATATCTTAAATTCCTTTTTAAAAAAGTTGCAACATCTTTTTAACACATCATGCCAAAAACTTGCTTGTCTAAGCAAATCAATTTTTTTCTTAGCAGCATGTTTTTGTCGTTTCATCCTCTTAAGAGCAAATCCATTATGGATTCAAATTGTATATTTCACATCTCTTTCCATTTTAGGTTTTGGATTTCTCAAAGCTCTTGACTCTTCTTCTTCACAAACACCACCTAAAAACTTAGATCTATTCTTCACTTCAATTTCAGCCACAACAGTTTCAAGCATGTCAACAATTGAAATGCAAATTTTTTCAAACTCTCAATTAATCATCATCACCATTTTAATGTTCATAGGTGGTGAAATCTTTACATCCATGGTAGGACTCCATTTCATTAGATCAAGACTCAAAACTGATTTAGATAAAATCGCTACGTCTCATGCTCGTCTTGCGTCTCTAAACCCTTTCGTCGTAGATCAAATTCATCTTGAACTTGAAATGGTCACAACAAACACAAACGAGGTACACAATAAATCACATGAATCTTTACATAGTAAATCACATGAATCTTTACATAATATATCACATGAATCTTTGAGTACTACAAATGAAAATTTAAGGTACTTGTCTATGAAATATTTAGGCTATGTAGTTCTTGGTTACATTCTAGTTCTCCATTTTATAGGTATATTTGGAGTGTCTCTTTACCTTACAATTATTCCTAGTACGAAACAAATACTAAAAAACAAGAATCTTAAAATGTTCACATTTTCTGTTTTTACTATAGTTTCAACTTTTGCAAGCTGTGGTTTTGTTCCAACAAACGAAAACATGATTGTTTTTAAGAAAAATTCTGGTCTTCTTCTTATGCTTATTCCACAAGTGCTTCTTGGAAACACATTGTATCCTCCATTTTTGAGATTTTGCATATGGGTGTTGGGAAAATTCTACAAGAAGAAAGAGTGTGGTTATCTTTTGAAGCATTCAGAGGAAGTTGGTTACAAACATTTGTTGAAGGGGAAACATTCTGTGTTTCTTGTGGCTACTGTTTTTGGGTTGCTTGTGGTTCAAGTTACATTGTTTTGTTTAATGGATTGGAATTCAGAAGGTTTGAAGGGGATGAATAATTATGAGAAATTGATTGGTGTATTGTTTCAAAGTATTAATTCAAGACATACTGGAGAAACTATCGTGGATATCTCAATTCTGTCACAAGCCATGTTGGTGTTGTTTGTACTCATGAT GTACCTTCCTCCTTACACATCATTCCTCCCATTGAAAGATTCAGAAATTAGCAGTAAGAGGATGAAAAAGACAAGAGGAAAAGTTTCTGAAAATCTGATATTCTCTCAACTCTCCTATTTAACCATTTTCATCATTCTAGTGTGCATAACTGAGAGGAAAAAATTGAAGGAAGATCCTCTCAATTTCAATGTTTTGAATATTGTTCTTGAAGTTATAAG TGCTTATGGGAACGTAGGATTTAGTACAGGATACAGTTGTGAAAGACAATTACATCCAGAAGCAAATTGTGAAAATAAGTGGATTGGGTTTGTTGGAAAATGGAGTGATGAAGGAAAGATTATTCTTATACTTGTTATGTTGTTTGGAAGACTCAAAAAGTTCAATATGGATGGAGGCAAGTCATGGAAACTTCTCTAG